A single window of Nyctibius grandis isolate bNycGra1 chromosome Z, bNycGra1.pri, whole genome shotgun sequence DNA harbors:
- the FAM174A gene encoding membrane protein FAM174A isoform X2, with product MWLPFPWLLAGLLLAACCGEAAVAALFPGSAATASPRPTEVAGRGATRSSSSSRLAEVSAPPEQGQPMTQRALSVLVLASAALIVYFVIRTVRLRRRNRKTRRYGVLDANIENMELTPLEQDDDDDDTTLFDANHPRRLLQIQ from the exons ATGTGGCTGCCGTTTCCCTGGCTCCTggcggggctgctgctggctgcctgtTGTGGGGAGGCTGCGGTGGCGGCCCTTTTCCCCGGGAGTGCCGCCACCGCCTCCCCGCGCCCCACGGAGGTGGCCGGCAGGGGCGCTACGCGAAGCAGTAGCAGCAGCCGCCTGGCCGAGGTGTCGGCGCCGCCCGAGCAGGGCCAGCCCATGACCCAGCGCGCCCTGTCCGTGCTGGTGCTAGCCAGCGCCGCTCTCATCGTCTACTTCGTGATCCGGACCGTACG gcTCAGAAGGCGAAACAGAAAAACCCGAAGATACGGAGTTTTGGATGCAAACATAGAAAACATGGAGCTGACCCCATTAGAgcaagatgatgatgatgatgatacaACACTATTTGATGCCAATCATCCTCGAAG
- the FAM174A gene encoding membrane protein FAM174A isoform X1: MWLPFPWLLAGLLLAACCGEAAVAALFPGSAATASPRPTEVAGRGATRSSSSSRLAEVSAPPEQGQPMTQRALSVLVLASAALIVYFVIRTVRLRRRNRKTRRYGVLDANIENMELTPLEQDDDDDDTTLFDANHPRREVRAFQ, encoded by the exons ATGTGGCTGCCGTTTCCCTGGCTCCTggcggggctgctgctggctgcctgtTGTGGGGAGGCTGCGGTGGCGGCCCTTTTCCCCGGGAGTGCCGCCACCGCCTCCCCGCGCCCCACGGAGGTGGCCGGCAGGGGCGCTACGCGAAGCAGTAGCAGCAGCCGCCTGGCCGAGGTGTCGGCGCCGCCCGAGCAGGGCCAGCCCATGACCCAGCGCGCCCTGTCCGTGCTGGTGCTAGCCAGCGCCGCTCTCATCGTCTACTTCGTGATCCGGACCGTACG gcTCAGAAGGCGAAACAGAAAAACCCGAAGATACGGAGTTTTGGATGCAAACATAGAAAACATGGAGCTGACCCCATTAGAgcaagatgatgatgatgatgatacaACACTATTTGATGCCAATCATCCTCGAAG